GCTTGCTGAATGATTTGATGTTGGGACCAAACATAGGATGTAATCCCATTACTGGTCCTGGATGGTGTGCGAGCATTGCTGCTACAGGCTGAGTTTTGATGCTGGTGATGTCACATATTGCTGTTGTTGGTGCTAGGTATTTTGCGGCACGTTTGATAACGTCTACGGTTCGCTCTATCGGAACGCTGATTAATACTAATTCTGCTTGATTTAAGAGTTTATCTGCATATTCCCAATCATCATTTTCCAGAATGCTTACGTTGTGTCCAGCCGCTAGAAGTTGCTGTGTAAAAAATCTTCCCATTCTGCCAAGTCCACCAATGATGGTAATTTGCATTGGCTTGACATTATTGACTTTTGATGATTGAGTGGTAATAGCATGACTGTTGATTATACTTGCCCAAACGAATTCGGGAATGCCAGCTTGGGCAAGTTGAGGAGCTATATAAGCAAGTTGTTCTTCTGGTGAAGGTAATTCTGATGTTGCTTGCAGCGATAGGCGATCGCGTAATAGCTCGATTATATTTTGATCGGTTTGTTTGAGCTTGTCTGGAATCATAGGTAATCCAAATTACGAAGTTCCAAGCGCCAGCAGTCGCCGTTCCAACTTCATTAAATAAACTTTTATTTAGAATTGATATGCTTGCTAATTCTTAACAGCGTTGCGCGATATCAAATATCAATAGGTGATTCGCTAGAAGTGAATTTTGGCAAAATATCTAAATCTAATGCTGGGTTAGCGATCGCATCTACAAATAACTGCTCATACTGATCGAGTGCTTGCTCAAAAGAATAGCGCTCTACTGCAAATTCTCTTCCTGTCTTACCTAGCATTTCTGTTTTCAGCGGATTGTTATATAAATCCATAACCGCTGCTGCGAGTGCTTCGGGTGATTCTGGTTTCACGACTATACCCCCGCCACTTTTGCGGATTGCTTTGGCTGCTGTACCGCTAGCAGGAACTGAACCAATAATTGCCCGACCACTTGCTAACAATAATGGTATTTTGGAAGGCATGTTAAAGGAAATCACATTGCTCTTTTGCACAATCAAACCAATATCTGCACCGGCTAACATTTCGGGTAGTTGTTCTCTCGGCTGTAAGGGTAGCAGTACTACGTTATCTGCACCACAAGTTTGACAATATTTCTCCAATCTTTCTAAAGCCTGTGATTCGCCAGCGATCGCAAAAACAATTTCTGGCTGATGACGCAAGCGAACTGCTGCTTCTACTACTGTCTCTAAACCTTGTGTCAGCGCAATGTTACCTGAGTAAAGAACTACAAATTTATCATCTAGTTTATTCGCTTTTTTCCAAGAGTTGTTTACTTTTGGTAAAGGACGGATAAAGTTTACATCTACCCAATTGGGAATGCACCTAATTTTACTCGGCGAAACTCCCTTTTTCACTAAATTTTCTACAAACCCGTCAGCAATAACACTGATGCTGTGTGCTGTGCGGTAAGCAAATTTCTCTAGTGTTTCCAAGGCTCGGATCATGAATTTGTTTTTGATCAGCCCAACACGTATGGCAGCTTCTGGTAAAATATCTTGTACATTCAGCACCACCGGGCAGTCATACAAACAACCTAGCAAAGCTGCCGGCAAGGACACCATCAGCGGCGGTACTGTCAAAAGAATTACATCGGGTCGCCACCCGTTTAAAGCTTGGGGAATGCTTGTGAAGACAAAGCTTAATTCTAGTAGCAGCCGATCTACAAGGTTGGGTTTGGACTTAATTCGCAGATAGCTACGTTGGATAGTGACACCATTTTTTTCTTCAGTCACATACCATTTACCCCGATAACCATCGTAAATCTGGCGCTGAGGATAGTTGGGCATACCTGTGATTACCCGAACCGAATGACCTCGCTTCACTAGTCCTTCTGCCAGTTCAGTCATTAAAGGAGCAATTCCAATCGGCTCCGGATGATAGTTGTAGGAATAAATCAGAATGTGCATGAGCTGTCTTGAAAATAAAGGCTAAGGACTAGGGATTAGAGAAAGTATATTTTTCTTTTTTTGTTTGAGAAATCGCCCCTAAGAGCTATCTAGTCAATTTCTTGGAGTCACCGTATAAGTGTCAGCTCTGTCTTCTTATTATTTTTAGTTCTTATTGCCACTTATATAGTTTAAGTTACTGCAAAGATTCGTGCTAGCGCCATTGAAATCGGCAACAAACTTAAAACCAGTAATCCGTAACCCCAACTAGCAAATCCCGCTGCTAATGTAGCATCTAAAACTATAAGTGACAACACCCCGGCTTTGACTGCAATTCTTATTTGTTCTGGGCTTGGCTGGCGTACAGCTTTGATAAAAGGCAGTAGTACCCGCGTAGCAAAAAGAACGATAAAAGGTAATGCAGTCAAAACTTCATAATTGTTTAATAGCCCTAGTCCTAAAAGTCCGATTAGGACTATAACAATCAGTGATAACGCTATTACTCTAGTTGTACTGTTGCCGACTTTGACTTCATCTCGACTGAGGGTGGTGATACCGGCGATGTAAGCGATCGCAATCAAAGCTAAATACCAATATTCTCCTACCATTGCCGGCATCAGACTCACACCCAGCAACAAGTTAGCACCGCGACAAACACCCATGTTAATCGGACCCAAAACAGCGTTATGCTTTCCCACAGCATCATAAAGTAAAGCCGCTAAAGCAGCGATCGCTGCCACAGTTGCACTCTTGGTAGAAACTTGCAAAGCTGCGATTACACCAACGCTCAAAAATATACTTCCCAAGATAGTTGCGCCCAAAATCGATGCTCTACCACTAGGAATAGGTCGTTCTGGTCGCTCTACCGCATCTAGTTTGGCATCAAATACATCATTAAATACAATTCCGCCACCGTATAAACCCGTAGTAGCCAGCAGCAACCATGCCAATGGTGTCAACTCACCAACGTACCCGGAAGCTGCAAAGCCAGCTAAAACATCTGCCCAAGCAGTAACAATATTAGCAGGGCGCAATAATTGAAGATATGCCCAGAGAGAATTTCGACTTAAGGTAGCGGTGTTCATGGGGAGTGGTTAGTTGATAGTTGATAGTAGTTAGTGGTTAGTTGATAGTGGTTAGTAGATAGTTGATAGTGGGAGCGTGGAAGCGTGGTTTACAACCAACAAATAACAACCAACAACCAACAAATAACAACCAACAACTAACATCACTCAATCAATGCATATTCACGCATAGACTCAACAACTGGTTGTTGTCCGCGCAAAACGGAATTACCGTTAAATAACTGGCGTTGGTCGATGGGTGAAGGAGACAGCCAGTCTGAATCTTGCATTTGACCGCTTTGGCTGTAAGCTGCGAGTGCGTTTTCATAACAGACAGCTTTTACATGGAATTCAGCGATTCCTCTGTCTATCATCAGTTGAGCGGTTTTAGGTACAGCTAGCGGATCGCTAATTCCCCAGTCAGCGCTGCTGTCTACAATGATGCGATCGCTTCCATATTGACGTACAATTTCCACCATGCGAGCATTGCCCATCTTGGTGTTCGGGTAAATTGTGAAACCCGCCCAAAAGCCCCGATCCAAAACTTCTTTAACCGTCTCTTCATTGTTGTGATCCACAATCACCTTCGATGGATCTAACCCATGCTCAATGCAGACATCCATACTACGACTGGTGCCTGCTTTTTTATTCCGATGGGGTGTGTGAATTAACACTACCATGTCAAGTTCTTTTGCCAATTCTAACTGTAGACGGAAGTATTTATCTTCAGCCCGTGTCATGTCGTCGTAGCCAATTTCACCAATAGCGACTACACCCTCTTTGCAAGCAAACAGAGGTAACAATTCCATTACTTGCTCTGCCAAAGCTTCATTATTAGCTTCTTTAGAATTCAAACCAATCGTGCAATAATGGCGGATACCGAACTGAGCCGCTCGAAAGCGCTCCCATCCCACCAAGCTGCTAAAGTAATCTTGGAACGAACCAACATTAGTCCGGGGTTGTCCCAACCAAAAAGCCGGCTCAATTACAGCCACAATACCCGATTCCCGCATCATCAGGTAATCATAAGTTGTGCGGGCAGTCATGTGAATGTGAGGATCAATAAACATCATATTAATTCTTCTTTCGTAGTAAGCACGAAGAGTGCTTAAATCAGTGCCTAAAATAAACCTTAAAACCCCTACCACTACCCCTTAACCAAATCCACCAATTGCCAAATCTCCGGAGAAACCGATCGCCCAGCAGCTTGACGTTCATTGGCGTAATCAACTAACATTCTTGCTAGTTCTGGATTTGCACGCTGGTTAAGCCCCTGAATTAAACTCACAGGGCTGCCGACAAAAAAAGCTTTCAGCACCATCTGATTCCAAGCCAGATTATCAAAATACTGTGCCGGATAAGGATTTGTTAAAGCTACAGCATTAAAAACTGCTGTCATATTGCTGCGAACTCCTTCAGCAGCGCGGTGACGAAGTTTTTCTGGGTAACGTAAAAGCGGTAAAGCTTGATAAAGTGCAATTAATTCCCCCACATCCGCAGTGGTGAAAACTTGCTCCAACGTGTGCAGATATTTCTCTGCATCATCATCAGGCAAAGACAGCAGCAATAAAGTACGAGCAGCTTGATCCACACTCCACTTAGCGGGAACCCAACCTGTGACTATTGCCGAGGCTGCTTTTAAGTCATCTTGTGTTAACTCAAGGTCACTTTTACCTGTATAACGAGGCACAGCGCTGAAAGCTGTAAAGAACACTCGCACATTAGCAGCGTTGCTTATCTGCTTTCTTTTTTCATCTAGCCAGACGATACTTTCCGCTTTTATTTGCCGTGCAACCCAGCGATATAATAACTCACTAACACTCGTTAGGTTTAAATTAATAACAGCAGCCATAACATTTATAACAATTTTAGAGGTATTCTCGTTAAGAGTCTCTGACAGGGAATGCCTACATGTAGGCTGCTGCCTCAAGCGGGAGGCAGCCGTCCTTTGAATTCGTTCCCAGGTTAAACTTGGGAACGAAGGTACGAGGCTAAACTGTAGTCTTTTGCAGTTGCTTCTCTAAACTGATGATTGTCCTTTGCCGCTTATCTTTCTTCAATTTGACAGCAGCAGCTCCTATTCCCAACAACCCTAGAGCTAATGTTGTGCTTGGTTCAGGCACTTTGGCTCCGTTTTCTACCTTCAACACCTGGACGCGACCTTGGAAGAAATCGCCTACATACAGCTTGCCATCTTTAAGGCTTGTGCCACCCGTCCAGTTAAATCTGCCAGGAGTGAGGTCGAGGGGGTTGCCAAATGGGGGGTCAGTTAATCCTGGAGGTGGTACAGGATTGCCAGATGCATCGAGGGCAGGTGAGCCATACGATGTGAGGAACTTACCGTTTTTATCGAATACCTGAACGCGGCTGTTGATAGAATCAGCTACATAGACATTCTCTTGATCGTCCACTTCGATGCCAATTGGCTGAAGAAGCTGTCCAGGTCCGCTACCTGCTGAACCAAATGCGTACAGAGGTTTACCATTTGGATCGAGTACTTGAACGCGGTTGTTATACTGGTCAGCTAGAAAGATATTTCCACTGACTGGGGAAATTCTTATACCTGCTACACCTTGAGTTTCTCCAAGTGCAGTGCCAGTCGTTCCACCAATGACACCAATTTGCTGTCCGTCTGGTGTGAATTTAAGAATCCTTTCACCGTTAAAATCACCAACATACACGTTGCCAGCTTTGTCAAATGTCACACCAGATGGTCCAAAGAACAATCTACCCTCCACCAGACCGGTAAATTGTCCATTTGCAAAGGATCTAATAAAGTTACCCTGAGAATCGAATTGATTGATGCGGTTGTTGTAAACATCACCTGCATACAGATCCCCTGTTACTGGATTAAAGTCTACAGTTGTTGGCTCGTCAAACTGTCCGGGTCCTGTGCCGCCGGAGCCAATTGCTCCAATATACTGACCATTAGGACTAAATTTTTCAATTTTGTTACCGAGGTTGTAGTTAGGAGTACCATCCGGGTTAACACCGCGGCCGTTACTTACAAGGATATTCCCTTGGTTATCCACCGCTATGCCTTGGGGAACAAAGAGTTGCCCAGGACCGAAGCCAGGACTGCCAATAGAACTGTCGTATGTCAAGCTTAATGAAAAGGCTTGAGTAGCTGTTGCTACAACTGCAAATCCCGCACCGACTAAGGCAAATGATAAATTTTTGACTAATCCCATAGTGAAATCTCTGTTGTTTGAGGTATACTCTTTCCAGGGTTTTTGTTCCCAGGTTTAGCCTGAGAACATTGGATTCGATTCGAACTGCTGCTTTTTAAGACAGCAGCTTATTTTCTGAGCATTCGCTCAAAAATGAGGAATTAGAGAATTTCTACCTTAGCTAGCAACTCTTCTGAGACTTTTTGTTGGCGTTTGCGTTTGCCCATTGCAGCAGTCGCACCTAAAGCAGCAACAGCTAATAGACCTGCACCAGCACCTGGTTCGGGTACTCTCGCGGATCTAGGGTCAATTTTGATAATTTGTCCTGTGCCGGCGAGTCTGGCTCGGTTGGCGATATATAAATTACCATCAGCACCAACAGTTATCCCAGAAGCTGCTTCTAATCCATTACCACTCCAGATAGTTGTGCGAGTACCATCCTTGGCAATTTTGATTACAGAACCGCTAATATCACCAGTGATCACACCACCCTGTTGAATGTTCTTCCATTCTGAGGTGTTAATGTGTTGCAAAGCATATAAATTGCCATCTGTATCGTATGCTACGCCAGTCAACTGCGTAAACCCATCATAGATGGTCTTGATTGACAAATCATCTGGGTTAATTGACTGGATACGTGCTTCGTTTTCTGGATAAGGAAAGTAAGTGTATTCGCTGAGTGTTAAAGTGCCATCTGGAGCAACTGCGATCCCTGTGGGTACTGACTGATTTGATACTGGCAGACCATTGGCAGCCTTGGTATAACCAGGAGGTAGTTCTGCGCCTGCTGTTGGGTCTACTGTTCCTTCAGGAAGAGTTGGGAATTGGTCTACAGTTAGATTTATTAGTTTCTGAGGAACCGCAGCTACGTTCTGAATACCGCTACCATCTAGTGCCACCTTATATATGCTGTTTCCACCGCCATCAACGACGTAAGCAGTATCACCCTTAATTGTGAAGGCATAGGGGTTGTTAATTAAATCAGTGCCATCGGGATTATATTTTGCTTCATAGTCAGCAAAATCGGCAAGACTTGTCAGCGAACCGCTGTTTAAGTCTACTTTATATAATTTTCCGAGTGAAGGAGATTTCAATGGGTCTTCGCGTTTGTTTGGATCGCCAGCAAGACCCAGCAAAAGATAAGCGTTGCCTTTGTCATCAAATTTGAAGTCCGCAGGACCAGCTGCTTGTTCGCCAGAGGGAACTAATCCTAGAGATGTAAGGTTTGAAAGTACAGTTGTTTTTGTACCGTCCTTAGCAATTTTGATAACGGAACCATTCTCAGCAGCACATAAAGGAATATATTGGGCGCTAGGTGATGCGATACATCTTCCGTCGTTTCCGTCGCCTCCACGACCGCTGGTTGTCACATAGAGATTGCCTTCTTTATCGAAGGCTGTACCCCGTGGGTTATCAAGATTGTCGGCAACTACCGAAAACGATGCGGCTTGTGCTGCTTTGCTTACAGAAACAGTGGCAACGCTAACAGCGAAAAGTGTAAGGGCAAATGACTTGAGTTTCATATTGAGAGTGAAAGTTGTTAGTTGTGGAAAGTTTGGTAAGTAGTTAGACAACGAGTCCCAGTTACTAGGGGAAAATCAAGCATTCCCTGAGATAGCCCCTTTTTATGAAGAAGCGATCGCTTTGGCTTGAAACTTTTTAGCTGCTGGTCATATCCACCAACGCTTTGCCCTTGCCTAAAGCAGAAGCGGGTTCAGGCACGGATGTATTCTCAATTCTGATTACTTGTCCTTGTCCTGGACGACCGCCTCGGTTGATAACATAAAAGGCATTATCTGGACCAATGGTGAAGGCTGCGGGTGACTCTAATCCATTACCACTGAGTAGTGTTGTCCGAGTACCATCGGTCGCTATTTTGATCAGAGATCCTTCTGGTTTTCCTTTCCAACCTGAGACATTCATATGCTGCAATGCATACAAGTTGCCTTCAGTATCAAAAGCTAAGTCAATTAGTTGCGTAAAGCCATCTGCGTAGACTGTTAGTCCGTCAGCATCAATTCTGTATATTTTTGCTTGACCTTCTGGAAAGGGAAAACCAGTAAATTCGCTGACGTAATAAGCACCCTCAGAACCTTTAACAATATCTGTAGGTACTGATTGAATTGCTATCTCCGATGGTGGTGCCTGACGATAAGCACTAGCTGGTGGTACGTGTCCCCGGTCAAAATTTTGCGAGTTAGAACCGGGGAAGATCGGATTAGTTAATATCTGGTTGGGAATTGCAGCAATTACCTTCAGACCGCTGCCATCAATATTTCCACTGAGGACGTTGTTCGCCCCTGCATCAACTAATACAAGTT
The window above is part of the Tolypothrix sp. NIES-4075 genome. Proteins encoded here:
- a CDS encoding ScyD/ScyE family protein — its product is MKLKEHTITSFAVLADGLDNPKGLSFSPDGSLYIALSGIGGDGKSVPSPSGQGNLCYGTSGAIAKIENGIVKRVLTGLPSVAFADGTGAAGPHDIKFDAQGKAYVLIGYAANPALRDRALGNTDLGKIITADLDTNTWTSTADLANYELTNNSISSSCEVVSNPLSFYIDGDKLVLVDAGANNVLSGNIDGSGLKVIAAIPNQILTNPIFPGSNSQNFDRGHVPPASAYRQAPPSEIAIQSVPTDIVKGSEGAYYVSEFTGFPFPEGQAKIYRIDADGLTVYADGFTQLIDLAFDTEGNLYALQHMNVSGWKGKPEGSLIKIATDGTRTTLLSGNGLESPAAFTIGPDNAFYVINRGGRPGQGQVIRIENTSVPEPASALGKGKALVDMTSS
- a CDS encoding glycosyltransferase family 4 protein; the protein is MHILIYSYNYHPEPIGIAPLMTELAEGLVKRGHSVRVITGMPNYPQRQIYDGYRGKWYVTEEKNGVTIQRSYLRIKSKPNLVDRLLLELSFVFTSIPQALNGWRPDVILLTVPPLMVSLPAALLGCLYDCPVVLNVQDILPEAAIRVGLIKNKFMIRALETLEKFAYRTAHSISVIADGFVENLVKKGVSPSKIRCIPNWVDVNFIRPLPKVNNSWKKANKLDDKFVVLYSGNIALTQGLETVVEAAVRLRHQPEIVFAIAGESQALERLEKYCQTCGADNVVLLPLQPREQLPEMLAGADIGLIVQKSNVISFNMPSKIPLLLASGRAIIGSVPASGTAAKAIRKSGGGIVVKPESPEALAAAVMDLYNNPLKTEMLGKTGREFAVERYSFEQALDQYEQLFVDAIANPALDLDILPKFTSSESPIDI
- a CDS encoding EboA family metabolite traffic protein, producing the protein MAAVINLNLTSVSELLYRWVARQIKAESIVWLDEKRKQISNAANVRVFFTAFSAVPRYTGKSDLELTQDDLKAASAIVTGWVPAKWSVDQAARTLLLLSLPDDDAEKYLHTLEQVFTTADVGELIALYQALPLLRYPEKLRHRAAEGVRSNMTAVFNAVALTNPYPAQYFDNLAWNQMVLKAFFVGSPVSLIQGLNQRANPELARMLVDYANERQAAGRSVSPEIWQLVDLVKG
- the scyF gene encoding scytonemin biosynthesis PEP-CTERM protein ScyF (ScyF is a conserved protein in biosynthesis systems for the scytonemin, a Trp-derived cyanobacterial natural sunscreen, although it is not absolutely required.) translates to MGLVKNLSFALVGAGFAVVATATQAFSLSLTYDSSIGSPGFGPGQLFVPQGIAVDNQGNILVSNGRGVNPDGTPNYNLGNKIEKFSPNGQYIGAIGSGGTGPGQFDEPTTVDFNPVTGDLYAGDVYNNRINQFDSQGNFIRSFANGQFTGLVEGRLFFGPSGVTFDKAGNVYVGDFNGERILKFTPDGQQIGVIGGTTGTALGETQGVAGIRISPVSGNIFLADQYNNRVQVLDPNGKPLYAFGSAGSGPGQLLQPIGIEVDDQENVYVADSINSRVQVFDKNGKFLTSYGSPALDASGNPVPPPGLTDPPFGNPLDLTPGRFNWTGGTSLKDGKLYVGDFFQGRVQVLKVENGAKVPEPSTTLALGLLGIGAAAVKLKKDKRQRTIISLEKQLQKTTV
- the tyrA gene encoding bifunctional chorismate mutase/prephenate dehydrogenase produces the protein MIPDKLKQTDQNIIELLRDRLSLQATSELPSPEEQLAYIAPQLAQAGIPEFVWASIINSHAITTQSSKVNNVKPMQITIIGGLGRMGRFFTQQLLAAGHNVSILENDDWEYADKLLNQAELVLISVPIERTVDVIKRAAKYLAPTTAICDITSIKTQPVAAMLAHHPGPVMGLHPMFGPNIKSFSKQKVVVCPGRENHFFQWFLDFIKSQGGELIVCTPEEHDQMMVIIQATQHFSRFSLGVFLAQEKVDIERSLSMSSPSYRQEIDIVKRLFAQNPNLCVDIMLATEERCQEIRFLAETYSRLATLVEKRDRAGLIQEFETAQTFFTEDKKTHLKALPTILNQRQKKDLEPQINLQQF
- the eboC gene encoding UbiA-like protein EboC (EboC, a homolog the polyprenyltransferase UbiA, belongs to system of proteins involved in the trafficking of precursor metabolites to an extracytoplasmic compartment so that the biosynthesis of certain natural products, such as scytonemin, can be completed.), which produces MNTATLSRNSLWAYLQLLRPANIVTAWADVLAGFAASGYVGELTPLAWLLLATTGLYGGGIVFNDVFDAKLDAVERPERPIPSGRASILGATILGSIFLSVGVIAALQVSTKSATVAAIAALAALLYDAVGKHNAVLGPINMGVCRGANLLLGVSLMPAMVGEYWYLALIAIAYIAGITTLSRDEVKVGNSTTRVIALSLIVIVLIGLLGLGLLNNYEVLTALPFIVLFATRVLLPFIKAVRQPSPEQIRIAVKAGVLSLIVLDATLAAGFASWGYGLLVLSLLPISMALARIFAVT
- a CDS encoding ScyD/ScyE family protein translates to MKLKSFALTLFAVSVATVSVSKAAQAASFSVVADNLDNPRGTAFDKEGNLYVTTSGRGGDGNDGRCIASPSAQYIPLCAAENGSVIKIAKDGTKTTVLSNLTSLGLVPSGEQAAGPADFKFDDKGNAYLLLGLAGDPNKREDPLKSPSLGKLYKVDLNSGSLTSLADFADYEAKYNPDGTDLINNPYAFTIKGDTAYVVDGGGNSIYKVALDGSGIQNVAAVPQKLINLTVDQFPTLPEGTVDPTAGAELPPGYTKAANGLPVSNQSVPTGIAVAPDGTLTLSEYTYFPYPENEARIQSINPDDLSIKTIYDGFTQLTGVAYDTDGNLYALQHINTSEWKNIQQGGVITGDISGSVIKIAKDGTRTTIWSGNGLEAASGITVGADGNLYIANRARLAGTGQIIKIDPRSARVPEPGAGAGLLAVAALGATAAMGKRKRQQKVSEELLAKVEIL
- a CDS encoding TatD family hydrolase, with product MMFIDPHIHMTARTTYDYLMMRESGIVAVIEPAFWLGQPRTNVGSFQDYFSSLVGWERFRAAQFGIRHYCTIGLNSKEANNEALAEQVMELLPLFACKEGVVAIGEIGYDDMTRAEDKYFRLQLELAKELDMVVLIHTPHRNKKAGTSRSMDVCIEHGLDPSKVIVDHNNEETVKEVLDRGFWAGFTIYPNTKMGNARMVEIVRQYGSDRIIVDSSADWGISDPLAVPKTAQLMIDRGIAEFHVKAVCYENALAAYSQSGQMQDSDWLSPSPIDQRQLFNGNSVLRGQQPVVESMREYALIE